The genomic region ACGCCTCCCCTGGAACAAAGCGCTCCTCCGGCCGAAGAGACGCAGGCCTCTCCCCCGGCCGAAGAAAGCCCGAGCTCACCCTCACTCACGGTGGCTCCGGTCATCCCACAATCTCCGCCTCGGACGAAAGACTATACGACGATTGTGATCGACCCCGGCCATGGGGGGAAAGACCCTGGAGCGCTCGGCACTCGACGGACTGCGGAAAAGGACATCACGCTCAAAGTCGCACTCCATCTCAAGGAACTGCTCCGTAAACGACCCGACATGCGTGTGTTGATGACTCGAGATCGTGACGTGTATGTTGAGCTCGAAGAGCGAGCCAAGTTTGCCAACAGCCACGGTGCCGACTTGTTCGTCTCCATCCATGTCAATTCACATCCGTCTCGCTTAGTCAAAGGTATCGAAATCTATCACTTTGGTGAAGCGAAGGATCAGCGAGCCCTGGAGGTGGCGGCGCGGGAGAACGGGACACCCATCAGCAACACCGGAGTGGGATGGGAATATCTCGTCGCCGATCTCCTGACGACGAAGAAAATTGAGGCATCGCTGGAGCTCGCGTGGAATGCGAAGGAGGCCATGGTCACCCAGATGAATGAGGCCTACGACGTCATCGACCACGGTGTCAAGACAGCCCCGTTTTACGTGTTGAGATTTACGAGCATGCCCAGCATTTTGGCGGAAGTTGCGTATATTTCGAACCCTGACGAAGAAGCCCTCCTTCGAAGACCAACCTTCATCAAGGGCGTCGCGCAATCGCTCTACCAAGGAATTCTCTCGTTCCTTGCCAATAATAAGTAAGGCCCACGATAGTTCCCTCGGTGGTCAGCGTCCCAATTATTCCATGCCTACCATCAAACTCGTCCTTGAATATGACGGCACACCCTATGCCGGTTGGCAACGCCAGCCCGACCGGCCGACGGTTCAAGAGGCCATTGAAATCGCTATTCGCGGTGTCACTCAGACCCACGTACCGGTCATTGGAGCCGGGCGTACTGATGCGGGGGTTCATGCGCTCGGACAGGTCGCGAGTTTCCGTATCGGGCGTGACATGACGCCGCGTGAATGGACGAGAGCGTTGAATGCGCATCTCCCTGCCAGCATCGTGGTCCGCTCAGCCGCGCTCATGCCGGACTCATTCCACGCGAGACACTCGGCGAAGGGCAAACTGTACGAATACCGAATTCTGAACCGTCCAGAGCGTCCAGCCGTCCTACGTGATTACTGCTGGCATATCCATCAGACACTCGACGACGACGCGATGAATACGGCGGCCTCTCACCTCATCGGTACACATGATTTTTCTTCATTCCAAACTCAGCCGACTGAAAATGAGGACCCTATCTGCAACCTGCAGCAACTTGTTGTCGCCCGAGAGGGAGACCGATTGCGGATCGAGGCCTATGCCGATCGATTCCTGAAACAGATGGTGCGTTCACTCGTAGGAACACTCGTGGAAGTCGGCTTGAAGAAGCGCCAACCAGAAAGCCTAACGACAATCCTCACGGCACGAAACCGTTCGGCTGCCGGCAAAACGGCCCCACCGCAAGGACTCTTTTTAATTCGCGTGGACTACCAGTAACCAAGATTGCAGGGAGAAGATTAAAACACGCCTGCTTGAAGCACATCGTCCAGACTGTTGATATCCAGCCAGTGGCCAACCGTATACAGGACTCGAACGGCGTGCTGACGTTTCAGCAGCTCCTGGAGCAGATGCGGGATTCCAGCGGTGCGGTTAGCCGGATCGGCCATCATGATCCCAAGGATCGCCTGAAGCTGATCTCCTCCAGCCGGAGACACTTTTAGAAATCCCATCCATACACCATGGATGCGCTCGCTAGACACGGTATCCCCGAGCTGTTTGAGATAGATCTTCGCATTGAAGGCTTTCTTTGAATTCGGCAATGAGCATTCGGCAAAGCCCCCCAGTCGGGCGTAACTACTTTGGTTCTTCCAGTCGCTATCGACAAAGATCACGAAATCTTCTTTTTCCTGACACAAGGCCTGCGGGATATACTTGTTGAACAGCACATCCCCGTACGAGATGATCAGATCTTTGGCTCCACCCTTTCGTGCACGCAACGCTTTCTCCAAGGAATACAACTCACCGGATTCCGCAAACTCGTCGTTATCGAGATAGGTCAGGTTAGGCAGCGTCACCGCCTCCTTCTTATAGCCACGGACGACCGTGATGTCCTTAATCCCCACGGCGTTATAGCCGTCCACAATGTGAGCGAGGATCGGCGCGCCTTGAATCTTCACCATCGTCTTGGGTTGGTGCTCGGTCAACTCCCGCAGTTCCTCACCACGAGAGGCCGCCAGCACAATGGCACTGGTATTCTCGGCGCCTCGTGGAAGATAGCGATCTTCGGCATCTTGAAGTTCGGCCGCGTTTTGCAGTCGAAAGATTTCTGACACCGGCGCGACCTTATCTTCGATGGAAAGGAGATGCTCTTGCTCTTTCAAGGTCCGGGCTGTCTTCTGCATGGCCGCTACGGCCGCCCGCAACATGTGATTGGCCCAAATCACCATTGAAATTCCATGCTGCCGAAATACTTCTGTCGGCGTGGCATAATACTTGGTAGGAACGATTACCACAGGACATCGAGTTCCCCATTCCTGTTTAAAGGCCAGAATCTCGTCCGGCACCGCGAGGGCACTATGAATGAGAATGCCGTCGGCGCCGGCCAGACGATACGCCTCGGCCCGGCGCAGTGCCTCGGCCAACCCCCAGCCGCAGATAAAGGCTTCCACCCTGGCAATAATGCAAAAGTCCGGATCGATCTGAGCGTCCTTGCCCGCCTTGATCTTCCCGCAGAACTCCTGCATGTCCGCCATCGGCTGCGCGTCCCCTTTAATGAAGCTATTCGTTTTGGGGAAGAGTTTGTCTTCAATGCAGACTGCCGCGATGTGGCGCTGCTCCAGTTTGCGGACAAGCCGTTGCATATTATTGAAGTTGCCATATCCGGTATCCCCGTCCAGAAGAATGGGGATCGTGGTCGCATCGGACATAAACTCCAGGTCTTCGAGAACTTGTGTCCAGCTGGCTTCATTATTGTCACGTACCCCGAATTGAGCCGAAATAGAGAGACCGCTGGCCCAAATGCCTTTGAATCCTGCTTCCTGGACGATTTTTGCGCTCAGGCCGTTGTGCGCTTCGCAGATAAATTCCAACTGGTCCGACAAGAGCAGCTTGCGAAATTGACGCGATCGCGTGATACCAGGCGTTGAGCTCATGAGTCCCTTCCCTTACTGTCGAGCAAAATAATCTATAGCATGACGTCCTTGGAGCATCTAGCTCCTGCGACGGACCAGGATACTCTTTCTCCACAAATAAATCATTCCATCTGTGGCAGACAGTCCGCCTTGGTTTAGCCTACAGACACTTACGTATTTCTCTGTTATGATGCCACTCACATGTGCATCTCACCCCTTACCATAAAGGAGATTCAGTATGTGGACAGCCATGCGTACGCTCACTCTTGGGTTATTTGTGCTCAGCCTTGGCGGAACTCCATACGCTATGGGTGCACCTGCCCAACAGAACAAGATGAAAGCTTGTAATGATCAGGCAACTGCAAAGGGGTTAGGAGAGGGAAAAGGTGAAGAGCGGAGGGCCTTTATGAAGGAATGTCTCTCGGCTAAGTCGACGAAAGGTGGAGGTGGTAAAGAGACTCAGCAAAATAAGATGAAGACGTGTAATAAAGAAGCGGGCGAGAAGGAGCTGAAGGGTGATGCACGGAAAAAGTTCATGAGCGACTGTCTTTCGGCCTAAGCTTCGTTTCCGGCGCGGCATATGCCGCGCCGGAACGCTGCTGCTCAGCATGAGCCCCTTGCACCTGCCAGACTATGGGTGACGGTACCCACTCCTCACCCTGCGATTCAGACCATCACCTTAGAGGCGAGAATATCGATCTGCTCAATCATGGGCGGCTCAACGAATAGTTCAGAGCCTTTCGCTTTTAACGCTTTAGCGAGTTCTCCTTCCAAGTGTGCTGTGCGACCAGCCTCATCAGGAAATGCATTGAAGATTCCAAAAACCGACGGTTCCAGCCGGAGCGCAAACCAAATTGGCATGGCTGATTCCCCGTTCGCGATCTCTTGTGCACCTTCGAGCAATCGAGCAACCTCCATCTCTTTTCCTGGTTTCACTTTCAGTCTCACCAGTAATCCAACTTGTACCATGATGACCATCCTTTCCAGAAATTAGTGTGAGGCCTAACGGTACGTCGTACGGATGCCCGCACACTAGTGGCAAGACTGCCAATTGTGGTACCATTCTTGCCATGCGCATTTACTTGCTCGTACTTCAAGACGTGTTTGATACCGGCCTCGCGGCGTTACTTGATACATTCAGTATCGCGAATGCGCTCGCCAAATCCACAGGAATTTCTTCGGTTCCATTCACAGTTAGAACAGTGGCCGTTCGAACCCGTGTCACCACAGGACATGGGCTCGTGATCCCGACCAACACGCAACACGACTCGCACCACCTGATGTCGTGATCGTACCAGCGATCAGCGCCATGTCACCTCAGACCTTACAGATCGCGCTCGAGAGGCGAGATATAGCTGATGCTCAAGCGATCCTGCTTCGCTGGTCTCAGAAGGGAACACTGGTTGGAGCGGCCTGTACAGGAACGTTAGTGCTTGCAGGCACTTCCCTGCTTAAGGGGCGACCTGCGACGACAACTTGGTGGCTGTCTCCGTTCTTCAGGGCTCGATACCCCGATGTTGTCCTGGACGAGTCAAGAATGATTGTAAGCTCCCCAGGGATCGTCACTGGGGGTGCAGCACTGGCTCACTTCGATCTCGCGTTATGGCTCGTGCGCCGTACGAGTCCGGCTTTGGCATCGCTCACGGCCCGTTACTTGGTGGTGGAGCCGCGGCCATCTCAAGCAGCCTTCATCATTCCGGACCAACTCGCCCATACAGACCCTCTTGTCGAACGGTTCGAGCAATGGGCACGTAGCCGCTTGGATAAGGGCTTCTCTCTCAGAGAAGCCGCCCACGAGACAGGAACCAGTGCACGAACGTTAGCGCGGCGGCTGCACTCTGTGGTCGGCAGATCTCCACTAGGCTACTTCCAAGACCTTCGTATCGAACGCGCCGTCCATCTGCTACAAACTAGTGATTCAAGCCTAGAGCAGATCGCAGCGGAAGTCGGATATGAAAACGGAGTTTCGCTACGTGCACTTATCCGACGAAAGATTGGATGTGGTGTACGCGAAATCCGAACACGCCACTGCCA from Nitrospira sp. harbors:
- a CDS encoding phosphate starvation-inducible protein PsiF → MRTLTLGLFVLSLGGTPYAMGAPAQQNKMKACNDQATAKGLGEGKGEERRAFMKECLSAKSTKGGGGKETQQNKMKTCNKEAGEKELKGDARKKFMSDCLSA
- the truA gene encoding tRNA pseudouridine(38-40) synthase TruA, whose amino-acid sequence is MPTIKLVLEYDGTPYAGWQRQPDRPTVQEAIEIAIRGVTQTHVPVIGAGRTDAGVHALGQVASFRIGRDMTPREWTRALNAHLPASIVVRSAALMPDSFHARHSAKGKLYEYRILNRPERPAVLRDYCWHIHQTLDDDAMNTAASHLIGTHDFSSFQTQPTENEDPICNLQQLVVAREGDRLRIEAYADRFLKQMVRSLVGTLVEVGLKKRQPESLTTILTARNRSAAGKTAPPQGLFLIRVDYQ
- a CDS encoding N-acetylmuramoyl-L-alanine amidase codes for the protein MRHQDRRPLVLPPRPILLSCVALFFLVDVLVTQSVWSDTKESRSPNVSTPSKKARVNSRPASLAPVTVMDLRGASGPSKSRLVLDLDRQPDITEKRVNNPSRVVISLPNASLSQTARAKMDDGTVPAPFIVTETTPHAVAISLPTASYGSYSQFTLSDPPRLVIDVTPPLEQSAPPAEETQASPPAEESPSSPSLTVAPVIPQSPPRTKDYTTIVIDPGHGGKDPGALGTRRTAEKDITLKVALHLKELLRKRPDMRVLMTRDRDVYVELEERAKFANSHGADLFVSIHVNSHPSRLVKGIEIYHFGEAKDQRALEVAARENGTPISNTGVGWEYLVADLLTTKKIEASLELAWNAKEAMVTQMNEAYDVIDHGVKTAPFYVLRFTSMPSILAEVAYISNPDEEALLRRPTFIKGVAQSLYQGILSFLANNK
- the aepX gene encoding phosphoenolpyruvate mutase codes for the protein MSSTPGITRSRQFRKLLLSDQLEFICEAHNGLSAKIVQEAGFKGIWASGLSISAQFGVRDNNEASWTQVLEDLEFMSDATTIPILLDGDTGYGNFNNMQRLVRKLEQRHIAAVCIEDKLFPKTNSFIKGDAQPMADMQEFCGKIKAGKDAQIDPDFCIIARVEAFICGWGLAEALRRAEAYRLAGADGILIHSALAVPDEILAFKQEWGTRCPVVIVPTKYYATPTEVFRQHGISMVIWANHMLRAAVAAMQKTARTLKEQEHLLSIEDKVAPVSEIFRLQNAAELQDAEDRYLPRGAENTSAIVLAASRGEELRELTEHQPKTMVKIQGAPILAHIVDGYNAVGIKDITVVRGYKKEAVTLPNLTYLDNDEFAESGELYSLEKALRARKGGAKDLIISYGDVLFNKYIPQALCQEKEDFVIFVDSDWKNQSSYARLGGFAECSLPNSKKAFNAKIYLKQLGDTVSSERIHGVWMGFLKVSPAGGDQLQAILGIMMADPANRTAGIPHLLQELLKRQHAVRVLYTVGHWLDINSLDDVLQAGVF
- a CDS encoding antibiotic biosynthesis monooxygenase; its protein translation is MVQVGLLVRLKVKPGKEMEVARLLEGAQEIANGESAMPIWFALRLEPSVFGIFNAFPDEAGRTAHLEGELAKALKAKGSELFVEPPMIEQIDILASKVMV